A part of Saccharomonospora amisosensis genomic DNA contains:
- a CDS encoding universal stress protein, whose translation MNTPNHDVGAIVVGVDSTEASLRAVRWAANTAAKHHVPLQLVHAAGFPDLYVGSTVPPPESFKEELRRQSWETLRAARDIARQAGDIDIHPRFETDPPIPFLLRASSDAAMIVLGSSGRTGLTATLVGSTTLALVAHGDCPVVSVRSDYAEVAADDRRPVVVGIDGSPLSERAIGYAFDEASFRRVELVAVHTWSDTDTDVFSEARMYFDWEPMKDVEQRRLAERLAGWQEKYPDVPVRRVIEKDKPRHELLEWSRRAQLVVVGSRGRGGFTGMLLGSTSQALIHHAECPVMVARPEREGK comes from the coding sequence ATGAACACGCCCAACCATGACGTGGGCGCGATCGTGGTCGGTGTCGACAGCACCGAGGCGTCGCTGCGGGCGGTGCGCTGGGCGGCGAACACCGCCGCCAAGCACCACGTTCCGCTCCAGTTGGTGCACGCGGCGGGCTTTCCCGACCTCTACGTCGGTTCCACGGTGCCGCCGCCGGAGTCGTTCAAGGAGGAGCTGCGCAGGCAGAGCTGGGAGACGCTGCGCGCCGCGAGGGACATCGCCAGGCAGGCCGGTGACATCGACATCCACCCGCGGTTCGAGACCGATCCCCCCATCCCGTTCCTGCTGCGTGCCTCGTCCGACGCGGCAATGATCGTGCTCGGTTCCTCGGGACGGACCGGGCTCACCGCTACGCTGGTCGGCTCCACCACGCTCGCGCTGGTCGCGCACGGCGATTGCCCTGTCGTGTCGGTGCGCAGTGACTACGCCGAGGTGGCCGCCGACGACCGGCGGCCGGTGGTGGTCGGGATCGACGGAAGCCCGCTCAGCGAGCGCGCCATCGGCTACGCCTTCGACGAGGCGAGTTTCCGCCGGGTGGAGCTGGTTGCCGTGCACACCTGGAGCGACACCGACACCGACGTCTTCAGCGAGGCCCGCATGTACTTCGACTGGGAGCCCATGAAGGACGTCGAACAGCGGCGGCTCGCCGAGCGGCTCGCGGGCTGGCAGGAGAAGTACCCCGACGTGCCGGTGCGGCGAGTGATCGAGAAGGACAAGCCGAGGCACGAACTGCTGGAGTGGAGCCGCAGGGCCCAGCTCGTTGTCGTGGGCAGCCGCGGTCGCGGTGGTTTCACCGGAATGCTGCTCGGTTCCACCAGCCAGGCGCTGATCCACCACGCCGAGTGCCCTGTCATGGTCGCCCGCCCTGAGCGTGAAGGTAAGTGA